Proteins from a genomic interval of Clostridium sp. AN503:
- a CDS encoding polysaccharide biosynthesis protein, whose product MSNETNHAPGKQNSAGNFLVQGSILAAAGIIVRFIGLLYRIPMTRILGADGNGYYSTAYEIYNIGLILSSYSLPLAVSKLIAARRVREQYQDAKRIFQSGLMFGITAGGLMTLILLFGADWITTTIFKSPNSALPLKVMAPTILVFSIMGVIRGYFQGQGNMVPTSISQIIEQVVNAIVSITASWFFMNWFAARENVGSYGASGGTLGTLSGAVAALVFLVILMIRYRRQNARILSQPQSIPVESWKSTYTMLFLTLTPIILSQFVYQLSGSVDNAMFGQIMDAKGFVEKERANLLGIYSSKYRLLSNVPVAIASALGTSMIPSIVHSRVQRNHDEVKYKISLTVKFNMLIAIPCAVGMGVLAAPIMRLIFGDSQKLTAELMMIGSPAVIFFSLSTVTNSVLQGVDLMRKSVTHSAISLVIHAALVYIMLNFMGMGVYGLVIGNVTFALVVCILNWIAIGKTLDYKQEVKTTFLLPLVSSAVMGAAAYGVYTAVTSVTHRYQLGLLVSVPLAMVIYGILIILTKTVTEEELTDMPFGRKAAADMQESSPDVKQKGACPRIQDRLLFV is encoded by the coding sequence ATGAGCAATGAGACAAATCATGCACCAGGAAAGCAGAATAGCGCCGGCAATTTCTTAGTACAGGGAAGTATCCTGGCTGCCGCCGGGATCATCGTAAGGTTCATCGGTCTGCTGTACCGTATCCCCATGACCCGGATCCTGGGCGCGGACGGCAACGGCTACTACAGCACGGCATATGAGATCTATAATATTGGCCTGATCCTTTCCTCCTACAGCCTGCCGCTGGCGGTATCCAAGCTGATCGCAGCCAGGCGGGTGCGGGAACAGTATCAGGACGCAAAACGCATATTTCAAAGCGGTCTGATGTTCGGCATCACAGCCGGCGGCCTGATGACCCTGATTCTGCTGTTTGGAGCAGACTGGATCACTACGACCATCTTCAAGAGCCCCAACAGCGCCCTTCCCCTTAAAGTCATGGCTCCAACGATCCTTGTATTTTCCATTATGGGGGTGATCCGCGGATATTTCCAGGGACAGGGCAATATGGTACCCACCTCGATCTCCCAGATCATCGAGCAGGTGGTCAACGCCATTGTCAGCATTACTGCATCCTGGTTCTTCATGAACTGGTTTGCGGCACGGGAAAATGTGGGCTCCTACGGGGCATCCGGCGGTACCCTGGGTACCTTATCCGGCGCGGTCGCCGCCCTGGTCTTCCTGGTGATCTTAATGATCCGGTACCGCAGGCAGAACGCGCGGATCTTGAGCCAGCCTCAGTCCATTCCGGTGGAGTCCTGGAAAAGCACCTACACCATGCTGTTTCTGACCCTGACCCCCATCATCTTAAGCCAGTTCGTCTACCAGCTCAGCGGCTCCGTGGACAACGCCATGTTCGGCCAGATCATGGACGCAAAGGGATTTGTGGAGAAAGAACGGGCCAACCTGTTAGGCATCTACAGCAGCAAATACCGTCTGCTGAGCAATGTCCCGGTCGCCATCGCCTCCGCCCTGGGCACCTCCATGATCCCCAGCATCGTGCACTCCCGGGTGCAGAGAAACCATGATGAGGTCAAGTATAAGATCAGCCTGACAGTCAAGTTCAACATGCTGATCGCCATCCCCTGCGCTGTGGGTATGGGCGTCTTAGCCGCCCCCATCATGCGCCTGATCTTTGGAGACAGCCAGAAGCTGACTGCTGAACTGATGATGATCGGCTCTCCCGCCGTCATCTTTTTCTCCCTCTCCACCGTCACCAACTCGGTGCTGCAGGGCGTTGACCTGATGCGCAAGTCGGTCACCCACTCCGCCATCTCACTGGTGATCCACGCAGCGTTAGTGTATATCATGCTGAACTTTATGGGCATGGGCGTTTACGGCCTTGTGATCGGCAACGTGACCTTCGCCCTGGTGGTGTGCATCCTCAACTGGATCGCCATTGGAAAAACATTGGATTATAAGCAGGAAGTAAAGACCACCTTCCTTCTCCCCCTTGTCTCTTCCGCAGTTATGGGCGCAGCCGCATACGGTGTATACACGGCTGTCACATCAGTAACCCATCGCTACCAGCTTGGCCTCCTTGTAAGCGTTCCGCTTGCCATGGTGATCTACGGCATCCTTATTATCCTGACAAAAACTGTCACGGAGGAGGAACTGACGGATATGCCCTTTGGACGGAAAGCTGCTGCGGATATGCAGGAAAGCTCACCTGATGTAAAACAAAAAGGAGCCTGCCCGCGCATCCAGGACAGGCTCCTTTTTGTTTAG